The proteins below are encoded in one region of Oncorhynchus kisutch isolate 150728-3 linkage group LG14, Okis_V2, whole genome shotgun sequence:
- the LOC109904278 gene encoding synaptosomal-associated protein 23-like, which produces MADMSAEEITMRANQVTDESLECTRRMLQMAEETRETGVNTIDMLDQQGEQLRRTEEGMDQINEDMRKAEKNLTDLSKCCGLCVCPCDRVTSIEHDSKYKRTWGTGDGTGEGGVGSVVSRQPSGIHNGQANQQQPMGGSGPYIKRITNDAREDEMEENLDQVGSIIGNLKNMARDMGSELDKQNKHIDCITEKADRNKARIDEANQRANKLIK; this is translated from the exons ATGGCGGATATGTCAGCGGAAGAGATCACCATGAGGGCCAACCAAGTGACCGATGAG TCCTTGGAGTGCACCAGGCGGATGCTACAGATGGCCGAGGAG ACCAGGGAGACTGGTGTCAACACCATCGACATGCTGGACCAACAGGGGG AGCAACTGAGACGTACAGAGGAGGGTATGGACCAGATCAACGAGGACATGAGGAAGGCTGAGAAGAACCTGACTGACCTGTCCAAGTGCTGTGGCCTCTGTGTCTGCCCCTGTGACAG GGTGACATCCATAGAGCATGACTCTAAGTACAAGCGTACCTGGGGAACAGGTGATGGTacaggagagggaggggttggcTCGGTGGTGTCCAGGCAACCCTCGGGCATCCATAACGGACAAGCCAACCAGCAGCAGCCCATGGGGGGCTCTGGACCCTACATCAAGAG GATTACCAACGATGCTCGGGAGGATGAGATGGAGGAGAACCTGGATCAGGTGGGCAGCATCATAGGGAACCTGAAGAACATGGCCAGAGACATGGGCTCTGAGCTAGACAAGCAGAACAAACACATCGACTGCATCACAGAAAAG gcGGACAGAAACAAAGCACGTATCGATGAAGCCAACCAGCGAGCCAACAAGCTCATCAAGTAG